The Terriglobia bacterium genome includes a region encoding these proteins:
- a CDS encoding UDP-N-acetylmuramoyl-tripeptide--D-alanyl-D-alanine ligase: protein MKLPLWRIAEFVGSKGECDQEAVAMGYSIDSRTLNPGDLFIAIAGERFDGHNYVQTALEKGAVGAIVEAGKKVEGDPLRLLQVEDSLKALQLLGAAARRLWGKPLLAVTGSAGKTTTKEILAHILATRFRVMKSSGNLNNHIGLPLQLLKLEAEHDLGVVEMGMNHAGEIRALGALAHHDLAVVTTVAPVHLEFFASLAEIARAKYEIIETLPSGGVAVLNADDDYVCQFGRDFKGKVVTFGIKRSADVSAQKVKLNGAEGSTFELVVDSVGEPVTFPLVGEHNIYNALGAAAAAMDRGISPSQAAAALSSIAPPDKRGQVLHLNGATIINDCYNSNPRALEAMIDTLASMKAERRILVVGEMLELGPTAEALHRECGKHAAEKKIDMVIGVRGMARAVAEAACGSGTQAQFVETPEQAGEWLARNLRPGDAVLLKASRGVKLERALEGLQDKVPAK, encoded by the coding sequence ATGAAGTTGCCGTTGTGGCGAATCGCTGAGTTTGTGGGATCCAAGGGCGAATGCGATCAGGAAGCAGTCGCCATGGGGTATTCCATTGATTCGCGCACGCTCAATCCGGGCGACCTGTTCATTGCGATCGCGGGCGAGCGCTTTGACGGACATAACTACGTGCAAACCGCGCTGGAAAAAGGCGCTGTGGGCGCGATTGTTGAAGCAGGGAAGAAGGTTGAGGGCGATCCGCTGCGGCTGTTGCAAGTAGAAGACTCGCTGAAAGCGCTGCAACTGTTGGGCGCCGCCGCGCGCCGTCTTTGGGGCAAGCCGCTGCTGGCAGTGACGGGATCGGCGGGGAAGACCACAACCAAAGAAATTCTGGCGCACATCCTGGCTACGCGCTTCCGCGTGATGAAGAGTTCCGGCAACCTGAATAACCATATCGGTCTGCCATTGCAGTTGCTGAAGCTGGAAGCCGAACACGACTTGGGCGTCGTCGAGATGGGCATGAACCATGCCGGTGAAATTCGTGCGCTGGGAGCGCTGGCCCATCATGATCTGGCCGTAGTTACCACGGTTGCGCCGGTGCATTTGGAGTTTTTTGCATCGCTCGCGGAGATTGCCCGCGCGAAATACGAGATTATTGAGACGCTGCCTTCCGGCGGCGTGGCCGTGCTAAACGCCGACGATGATTACGTCTGCCAGTTTGGCCGCGATTTCAAAGGCAAAGTCGTCACGTTTGGCATCAAGCGCTCAGCGGACGTGAGCGCGCAGAAGGTCAAACTCAACGGCGCGGAAGGCTCGACGTTTGAGCTGGTCGTGGACAGCGTGGGCGAGCCGGTAACGTTTCCGCTCGTAGGCGAACACAACATTTATAACGCGCTGGGGGCAGCCGCGGCCGCCATGGATCGCGGGATATCGCCATCGCAGGCGGCAGCGGCGCTTTCCAGCATCGCTCCGCCTGACAAGCGCGGCCAGGTGCTGCACCTGAACGGCGCCACCATTATTAATGATTGCTACAACTCCAATCCGCGCGCGTTGGAAGCGATGATTGACACCCTGGCCAGCATGAAAGCCGAGCGCAGGATTCTGGTAGTCGGCGAGATGCTAGAGCTTGGCCCAACGGCTGAAGCGCTGCATCGCGAATGCGGCAAGCACGCGGCAGAAAAGAAAATTGACATGGTGATTGGCGTTCGTGGAATGGCCCGCGCCGTGGCGGAAGCTGCTTGTGGTTCCGGCACGCAAGCCCAGTTTGTGGAAACACCGGAGCAGGCGGGAGAGTGGCTGGCGCGCAATCTTCGTCCTGGAGATGCGGTGCTGCTGAAAGCATCACGCGGGGTAAAGCTGGAACGCGCGCTGGAGGGGTTGCAGGATAAGGTTCCAGCGAAATAG
- a CDS encoding UDP-N-acetylmuramoyl-L-alanyl-D-glutamate--2,6-diaminopimelate ligase: MNFSQLLWGLGVSHSGGDPEISGLDYNSRRVKPGFVFVAMRGESSDGNRHIDSALTNGAVAVVTDSKSEQPRQQVPWAVIPNGRRALSHMSANFYGHPAEKLKVIGITGTNGKTTTSFLCESILRHCARPSALIGTIEYHVPAKAGADLPYRVLPSPHTTPEALELNQVFAEALAAGATHAVMEVSSHALAQERVWGVPYEVAVFTNLTRDHLDYHKSMDSYFEAKSILFLGCGTWPPRASVINADDEYGQSLGQSRKTLSQQVILYGIQNGDFKATNIDLQQDGTKFELITPSGGVTIKTALIGGINIYNILAAAAATFACGCSLQQIAEAIAQFKQVPGRFEKVDCGQPFTVVVDYAHTDDALRNLTAIARDFARRGSGLGRVITVFGCGGDRDRTKRPLMGEAAGKGSDFVVLTSDNPRTEDPLQIIGDALPGLLQTGTRHEVEPDRKKAIRLALVEAKPGDVVLIAGKGHEKTQVTREGTFPFDDVQVAREALQQISYAGGGEK; this comes from the coding sequence ATGAACTTCTCTCAACTGTTGTGGGGGCTGGGCGTCTCGCACAGCGGTGGCGATCCGGAAATTTCAGGTCTGGACTACAACTCCCGGCGTGTGAAACCGGGATTTGTCTTCGTCGCCATGCGCGGCGAGAGCAGTGACGGCAATCGCCACATTGATAGCGCCTTGACGAACGGCGCGGTGGCGGTCGTGACAGACTCAAAGTCGGAACAGCCACGCCAGCAGGTTCCATGGGCAGTGATTCCCAACGGACGCCGCGCGCTCTCCCACATGAGCGCTAACTTTTACGGTCATCCGGCGGAGAAGCTCAAGGTCATTGGCATTACCGGCACCAACGGCAAGACCACAACAAGTTTTCTGTGCGAGTCGATCCTCAGACATTGCGCGCGTCCGTCGGCGCTGATTGGAACAATTGAATATCACGTGCCAGCCAAGGCAGGCGCCGACCTTCCATACCGGGTTCTGCCTTCGCCGCACACCACGCCGGAAGCGCTGGAGCTGAACCAGGTCTTTGCTGAAGCGCTGGCCGCAGGTGCGACTCACGCGGTGATGGAAGTTTCGTCGCATGCGCTGGCGCAGGAGCGTGTATGGGGTGTTCCGTATGAAGTGGCGGTGTTCACCAACCTCACACGCGACCATCTGGATTACCACAAGAGCATGGACAGCTACTTTGAGGCCAAAAGCATTCTGTTTTTGGGTTGCGGAACGTGGCCGCCTCGGGCATCAGTGATCAACGCCGACGACGAATACGGTCAGAGCCTGGGTCAAAGCCGCAAAACTTTAAGCCAGCAGGTGATTCTCTATGGAATCCAGAATGGCGATTTCAAGGCAACCAACATCGATTTGCAGCAGGACGGCACGAAGTTTGAGCTCATCACGCCTTCCGGCGGCGTAACTATTAAGACGGCGCTGATCGGCGGCATTAACATTTACAACATCCTGGCGGCAGCGGCTGCCACGTTTGCTTGTGGCTGCTCGCTCCAGCAGATTGCTGAAGCTATTGCGCAATTCAAGCAGGTGCCAGGACGGTTTGAGAAAGTGGATTGCGGCCAGCCTTTCACTGTGGTGGTGGACTATGCCCATACCGACGATGCGCTGCGCAACCTCACGGCGATTGCCCGCGACTTTGCCCGTCGGGGATCAGGGCTGGGCCGGGTGATTACTGTTTTTGGCTGTGGCGGTGATCGTGATCGGACCAAGCGCCCGCTCATGGGGGAGGCCGCCGGGAAGGGAAGCGATTTCGTCGTCCTGACCTCTGACAATCCGCGCACTGAAGATCCGCTGCAGATTATTGGCGATGCGCTGCCCGGCCTTCTCCAGACCGGCACACGGCATGAAGTGGAGCCGGACCGCAAAAAAGCCATCCGCCTGGCGCTGGTTGAAGCCAAGCCGGGCGACGTGGTGTTGATTGCCGGCAAGGGGCATGAGAAAACTCAAGTCACGCGCGAAGGTACATTCCCTTTTGATGATGTGCAGGTCGCGCGGGAAGCGTTACAACAGATCAGCTACGCAGGTGGAGGAGAGAAATGA
- the ftsW gene encoding putative lipid II flippase FtsW: MAKRVGVDKWMFGSTLLLVVMGVLMVFSASAVMAGEKFGSPYHFLFRQLGWALAGLAAMSVAMTVDYRRWKKPAIVFSLLGITAVLLVAVFFLDRSHNTHRWIKLGGFMSFQPSELAKPALILFLAFFLESRTKSMDDWRHTLLPAVIPAFLFAALIMKQPDLGTALVCLGVTAAILYAAGMRLRYFAAGLVPIVPVLAYMLIFVPWRLARMVVFFHPERDPQGIGFHINQSLIAVGTGGLTGLGLMEGKQKLFYLPEPHTDFIFAVISEEWGLIGAALVATLFFIFAWRGLRTSLRARDPFGRFLAVGVTTMIVVQAFFNISVVLALLPTKGIPLPFISYGGSSLFVMLASVGVLLNVSQQTE, encoded by the coding sequence GTGGCCAAAAGAGTCGGCGTAGATAAATGGATGTTCGGCTCAACTTTGCTTCTGGTTGTGATGGGCGTGCTGATGGTCTTCAGCGCGTCGGCGGTCATGGCCGGTGAAAAGTTTGGATCGCCCTACCACTTTTTATTTCGACAGCTAGGCTGGGCCCTGGCGGGGCTTGCGGCCATGTCCGTGGCCATGACGGTGGATTATCGCCGCTGGAAAAAACCAGCCATCGTGTTTTCATTGCTAGGAATCACGGCGGTGTTGTTGGTGGCGGTCTTCTTTCTTGATCGCTCGCACAACACCCACCGCTGGATCAAGCTGGGCGGCTTCATGTCATTCCAGCCGTCTGAACTGGCCAAGCCCGCGCTCATTCTCTTTCTGGCGTTCTTTCTGGAATCGCGCACCAAGTCCATGGACGACTGGCGGCACACGCTGCTGCCGGCGGTGATTCCGGCATTTCTTTTTGCCGCGCTCATCATGAAGCAGCCTGACCTGGGCACGGCGCTGGTGTGCCTAGGCGTGACCGCTGCGATTCTCTACGCGGCCGGCATGCGCCTCAGATATTTTGCCGCCGGCCTGGTGCCGATTGTCCCGGTGCTGGCTTATATGCTGATCTTCGTTCCGTGGCGGCTGGCACGCATGGTGGTTTTTTTTCATCCTGAGCGCGACCCGCAGGGAATCGGTTTTCACATCAACCAGTCATTGATCGCCGTGGGCACGGGCGGCTTGACCGGCCTAGGCCTGATGGAGGGCAAGCAGAAACTCTTCTACCTGCCCGAGCCGCATACAGATTTCATCTTTGCCGTGATTTCAGAAGAATGGGGACTGATTGGCGCGGCGCTCGTCGCCACGCTGTTTTTCATCTTTGCCTGGCGCGGATTGCGAACGTCACTCCGGGCGCGCGATCCCTTTGGCCGCTTCCTGGCCGTGGGCGTAACCACCATGATCGTGGTGCAGGCCTTCTTCAATATCAGCGTGGTGCTGGCCCTGCTGCCGACGAAAGGCATTCCTCTGCCCTTTATTTCTTATGGCGGATCAAGCTTGTTTGTGATGCTGGCGAGCGTGGGCGTCCTGCTGAACGTGAGCCAGCAGACGGAGTAG
- the mraY gene encoding phospho-N-acetylmuramoyl-pentapeptide-transferase: MLYWLLYQRLFAHFPPFRIFRYVTFRTAFASLTALFMGMIIGPAIIKQLRDFQIGQYIREEGPKGHQKKAGTPTMGGVLITIAIIVPTLLWADLSNTYIWLAIFSTIAFGAIGFADDYIKVVRKRNLGLTGRTKLVLQFLAAGFVGVALVTLTATRQYSTHLMVPFFKQFRPDLVIETFRHYPHMWWLAFIPFVFFVMLVLVGASNAVNLTDGLDGLAIGCTVIAAGALTVLTYLSGHVVFSEYLELQKMPQVAEVTVFCGAMVGSSIGFLWYNAHPAEIFMGDVGSLALGGAIGTVAVIIKQELLLPFIGGIFVLEALSVIIQVASYKLRKKRVFKMAPLHHHFELAGWSESKIIIRFWILALIFALFALTTLKLR, translated from the coding sequence TTGCTTTACTGGCTTCTTTATCAACGGCTATTCGCGCACTTTCCTCCTTTCCGTATTTTTCGTTACGTCACGTTCCGGACGGCGTTTGCCAGCCTCACGGCGCTCTTTATGGGCATGATTATTGGCCCGGCCATCATCAAGCAGCTGCGCGATTTCCAGATTGGCCAGTACATCCGTGAAGAAGGCCCCAAGGGGCACCAGAAAAAAGCCGGCACTCCGACCATGGGCGGAGTGCTGATCACGATCGCCATCATTGTCCCGACGCTGCTTTGGGCTGACCTTTCCAACACATATATATGGTTGGCCATCTTTTCCACCATCGCGTTTGGGGCCATTGGCTTTGCCGATGACTATATAAAGGTGGTGCGCAAGCGCAACCTGGGCCTGACCGGCAGGACTAAACTGGTGCTGCAGTTTCTGGCCGCAGGATTCGTAGGGGTTGCGCTGGTCACTTTGACCGCCACACGGCAGTATTCCACGCACCTGATGGTGCCGTTTTTCAAGCAGTTCCGTCCCGATCTGGTGATTGAGACCTTCCGCCATTATCCACACATGTGGTGGCTGGCGTTTATTCCGTTTGTGTTTTTTGTGATGCTGGTGCTGGTGGGAGCCAGCAATGCCGTGAATCTCACTGACGGGCTCGACGGGCTGGCCATTGGCTGCACGGTAATCGCCGCCGGAGCATTGACCGTCCTTACATATCTGAGCGGGCACGTCGTATTTTCTGAATACCTTGAGCTGCAGAAGATGCCGCAGGTTGCCGAGGTAACGGTCTTCTGCGGTGCCATGGTCGGCTCGAGCATCGGCTTCCTCTGGTATAACGCGCACCCGGCGGAAATTTTTATGGGCGATGTTGGCTCGCTGGCGCTGGGGGGCGCCATCGGCACTGTGGCCGTAATCATCAAGCAGGAACTGCTGCTGCCGTTCATTGGCGGGATCTTTGTGCTGGAAGCGCTTTCGGTCATCATTCAGGTGGCTTCCTACAAGCTGCGCAAGAAGCGCGTGTTCAAGATGGCGCCGCTGCACCACCACTTTGAGCTGGCGGGATGGTCGGAGTCCAAGATCATTATCCGGTTCTGGATTCTGGCTCTGATCTTTGCGCTCTTCGCGCTTACGACTCTGAAGTTGCGATAG
- the murD gene encoding UDP-N-acetylmuramoyl-L-alanine--D-glutamate ligase has protein sequence MELKNKRVLVVGLGRSGVSSAIFLQEHGAKVIVSDSKAEAQLQKEVPALLDRGISIETGRHGERTFRDQDLIVVSPGVPSDQPQLQHARSLGIPVIGEVELAFRFLKGKVLAITGSNGKTTTTTLVGEILAKSGKKTLVGGNIGTPVISLAGQSTQDTMVVLEVSSFQLESIEQFCPWIAAILNITPDHLDRHHTFEAYVAAKARIFENQQSTDFAVLNADDPTCVGLKDKVKGTLLWFSRKQRVENGAFVIGDQIIFCQNGQEQQVLGRSDIQLKGEHNLENVLAAVAMSMVAGCAPQQVRQAVKEFRAVEHRLELVSTINGVTFYNDSKATNVDATVKALESFPANIHIILGGKDKGSDYTVLNPLLRERVKRAYLIGAASDKIASHLQNSTAIVRSGTLERAVHQAFDAAKPGDVVLLAPACASFDQFENYEHRGRVFKELVQSLTPVTTGERS, from the coding sequence ATGGAGTTAAAGAACAAAAGGGTTCTGGTGGTGGGACTGGGGCGCTCCGGCGTGTCGTCGGCCATTTTTTTGCAGGAGCACGGCGCTAAGGTAATTGTTTCCGACTCCAAGGCCGAAGCCCAGTTGCAGAAAGAGGTCCCGGCGCTGCTGGATCGTGGCATATCGATAGAGACCGGCCGCCACGGCGAGCGCACCTTTCGTGACCAGGACCTGATCGTGGTAAGCCCGGGCGTTCCTTCTGACCAGCCGCAGTTGCAGCACGCGCGCTCCCTGGGAATCCCGGTGATCGGCGAAGTTGAGCTGGCGTTTCGCTTTCTGAAGGGCAAAGTCCTGGCGATCACCGGCTCCAATGGCAAGACCACCACCACGACGCTTGTCGGGGAGATTCTGGCCAAGAGCGGAAAGAAGACGCTGGTGGGCGGAAACATTGGAACACCCGTGATCTCGCTAGCCGGCCAGTCAACGCAGGACACAATGGTTGTCTTGGAAGTTTCGAGTTTTCAACTGGAAAGCATTGAACAGTTCTGCCCATGGATTGCCGCGATTCTGAACATCACGCCGGATCATCTGGATCGCCATCACACATTCGAAGCTTATGTCGCTGCGAAAGCGCGGATATTTGAAAATCAGCAATCGACCGATTTTGCAGTGCTGAATGCCGACGATCCTACCTGTGTGGGGCTTAAAGACAAGGTTAAAGGCACGCTGCTGTGGTTTAGCCGCAAGCAGCGAGTCGAGAACGGCGCATTTGTGATCGGCGATCAGATTATTTTTTGCCAGAATGGGCAGGAGCAGCAGGTGCTGGGCCGCTCTGATATTCAGCTAAAGGGTGAACACAATCTGGAGAATGTGCTGGCCGCTGTCGCCATGAGCATGGTTGCCGGATGCGCGCCGCAGCAGGTGCGGCAGGCGGTAAAGGAATTTCGTGCCGTCGAGCATCGGCTTGAGCTCGTATCGACTATCAATGGCGTTACCTTCTATAACGATTCCAAGGCCACTAACGTTGATGCCACGGTGAAAGCGCTGGAATCTTTTCCGGCGAACATCCACATTATTCTTGGCGGCAAAGACAAAGGCAGTGACTACACAGTGCTGAATCCGCTGCTGCGTGAGCGGGTGAAGCGCGCCTACCTGATTGGCGCAGCCTCAGACAAGATTGCTTCTCACCTGCAAAACTCAACGGCCATAGTGCGCTCCGGCACGCTGGAACGCGCGGTGCACCAGGCCTTTGATGCTGCCAAGCCCGGCGATGTGGTGCTGCTCGCGCCGGCATGCGCCAGCTTTGATCAGTTTGAAAATTACGAGCACCGCGGGCGCGTCTTTAAAGAACTTGTCCAGTCACTCACTCCGGTCACCACGGGAGAAAGGTCTTAG
- a CDS encoding glycosyltransferase family 39 protein, with translation MATLLLNKPALASTGRAQRLPGSADSFRLERRLALMLIAVAAIYLRFWNPLYSTAYMDESVYVVYGRMFLARHFEAPLDTPLQWSFGWYLWPAMAALADRIGGLLAVRELAAGLGVITVAATYGFASRVFSKPVGIVAALAMSLLAPAVLVSRIATRDSGSVCFFALGLWAFAVAWEGNKKRHWAIAAALFFAAFLCKYLVAIYFPVLVVLALWKRWKALLCFATPLFAGCAAYAVLHRADLIHLLTYGGAYGSLRAPDAVDIYVWRRWDFWLITIVGLAAFASLQWRIRAIWMWVGALAILVFQWKSRADYDYWKHVNYALLFLVPLAAAGLVFLVRKLLAEKYSAQLLWGTAAALALALGAGWLGRAQSIERFVFWPNVDPILAYFENRLTPQDRVLVDDTVFRYYFHPPLNQHQMVDPMYFYYHDSSGRDLFGEEAYKTAVAEGAFTYVVLDGGIGEEARRLNNAIRPALGRYTLLMGGFEPTLGQRIEIYGKADSQPAADNSAFHISEPASNSIIDGGTTTLRGIATQAQPGSFALVEVFTDRWYRQGEYVPIAADGTFSQKVYLGGQGKQQCSHLVRARLYDSRGHAQAVAMNYGIVRAGGPEDCTHGPQ, from the coding sequence ATGGCGACACTACTTCTAAACAAACCAGCACTCGCAAGTACGGGGCGAGCTCAGCGTTTGCCGGGCAGCGCCGATTCTTTTCGGCTGGAACGGCGGCTGGCGTTGATGCTAATAGCCGTGGCCGCAATTTACCTGCGCTTCTGGAACCCGCTGTACAGCACGGCTTACATGGACGAGTCAGTCTATGTAGTTTATGGGCGCATGTTTCTTGCGCGCCATTTTGAAGCGCCGCTGGATACGCCTCTGCAATGGAGCTTTGGCTGGTATCTGTGGCCGGCAATGGCGGCCCTGGCCGACCGCATTGGCGGCCTGCTGGCTGTGCGTGAATTAGCCGCCGGACTGGGCGTCATCACGGTTGCAGCCACCTATGGTTTTGCCAGCCGCGTGTTTTCCAAGCCTGTAGGCATAGTTGCAGCTCTGGCAATGTCCCTGCTGGCTCCGGCAGTTCTGGTATCGCGCATCGCAACCCGCGATTCGGGCTCTGTCTGCTTTTTCGCGCTGGGATTATGGGCGTTCGCCGTGGCATGGGAAGGAAACAAGAAGCGCCATTGGGCAATCGCCGCCGCCTTATTCTTCGCGGCATTTCTCTGCAAATATCTTGTGGCCATTTACTTCCCTGTGCTGGTTGTACTGGCTCTATGGAAACGCTGGAAAGCCCTGCTCTGCTTTGCGACCCCGTTATTCGCGGGCTGCGCGGCTTACGCGGTCCTGCATCGCGCGGACCTGATTCACCTGCTCACTTATGGCGGCGCTTATGGTTCGCTGCGAGCGCCGGACGCAGTGGATATCTACGTTTGGCGCCGCTGGGACTTCTGGCTGATAACCATCGTCGGACTAGCCGCTTTTGCCAGCCTGCAATGGCGTATCCGCGCCATCTGGATGTGGGTTGGAGCGCTGGCGATTCTGGTTTTTCAGTGGAAGTCGCGGGCCGATTACGACTACTGGAAGCATGTGAACTATGCTCTGCTCTTTCTGGTTCCACTCGCGGCTGCCGGCCTAGTGTTTCTTGTAAGAAAACTTCTTGCGGAAAAATACAGCGCACAACTGCTCTGGGGCACTGCGGCAGCGCTGGCCCTGGCCCTGGGCGCGGGATGGCTGGGGCGGGCTCAAAGCATTGAACGCTTTGTGTTCTGGCCCAACGTGGATCCCATTCTCGCCTACTTTGAGAACCGGCTCACTCCGCAGGACCGCGTGCTTGTAGATGACACGGTATTCCGCTACTACTTTCATCCGCCTCTCAACCAGCACCAGATGGTTGATCCCATGTACTTCTATTATCACGATAGCTCAGGCCGCGATCTGTTTGGCGAAGAAGCCTACAAAACCGCTGTGGCGGAAGGCGCTTTCACATATGTGGTTCTGGATGGCGGCATAGGCGAGGAGGCGCGAAGGCTGAATAATGCAATCCGTCCTGCGCTTGGCCGTTATACCTTGCTTATGGGCGGGTTCGAGCCGACGCTGGGCCAGCGGATTGAGATTTACGGCAAAGCAGACTCACAGCCTGCGGCAGACAATTCCGCTTTCCACATCTCAGAGCCCGCAAGCAATTCAATTATTGACGGAGGAACCACCACGCTGCGTGGCATAGCGACACAGGCACAACCAGGATCGTTTGCATTGGTTGAAGTTTTTACCGACCGCTGGTATCGCCAGGGCGAGTATGTCCCCATTGCCGCCGACGGAACCTTCTCCCAGAAGGTTTATCTGGGTGGCCAGGGTAAACAACAATGCTCACACTTGGTGCGCGCCCGCCTGTATGATTCGCGTGGGCATGCTCAGGCCGTGGCAATGAATTATGGAATCGTGCGCGCCGGCGGCCCAGAAGACTGCACCCATGGTCCGCAGTAA